One genomic region from Quercus robur chromosome 4, dhQueRobu3.1, whole genome shotgun sequence encodes:
- the LOC126720600 gene encoding LOW QUALITY PROTEIN: pentatricopeptide repeat-containing protein At3g24000, mitochondrial (The sequence of the model RefSeq protein was modified relative to this genomic sequence to represent the inferred CDS: substituted 1 base at 1 genomic stop codon), with translation MGSDRKSKEKSSKKRSSYSSGSEDEGKGKRQRREEDEERKSRKSDRKEKKKEKESHKHSKRHSDKEKKSKDKHKSKHHKSDRHLTHQFQELSSDDYFSKNNEFSTWLKDEKNVFFSDLSSESSRELFSDFIKVWNAQKLESRYYEGIASGPRTSHHWKIKGXQEKLARCCRKLSPALNLRPPFSKTTSRLAFSRQTHFRATPISFPCIIEEPTSHGIPFLSNHPNPEISSFAQRGFSDITQEIVGRAVHGLCVKGLVRLKVTHSNTLITMYSRFGHIERARNVFDKMCERNDASWNNMISGFVKVGLYHEAFGFFREMYGYGVEASGFSVASLVTACDRSDCMLREGLEVHGFVVKIGLIGDVFVGTSLLNFYCTYGPVSLARKLFEELPDRNIVTWTSMIVGYLDNGDLEEAIGMYQRMRCEGVCCNENTYAAVISSCGMLGDELLSHQVLGHVVKSGLESNVSVDNALISMFGAFGRMEAASYVFDHMDEHDTISWNSMIAAHAHNGLREESLRYFYWMRRINKEINSITVSTLLTACGTMDNLKWGRGIHGLVVKLGLESNACVCNTLINMYSEAGSSADAELVFQKMPDKDLISWNSMMARYVQDEKCLYALELFAEMIQMRKAMNHVTFTSALAACSDLEFLVVGKIVHALVVLAGLHDNLIIGNALVTMYGKSGMMIDAKKVFQKMSNRDEITWNALIGGYSENKEPNDAVESFKLMREDGVPANYITIVNVLGACLTLDNLQKHGMPIHAYIVETGYEPDKYVQNSLITMYAKCGDLKSSNYIFDHLAYKNSITWNAVIAANSYAGCGEEALKFFAKMRCAGVDLDQFSFSLALSVTADLAILEEGQQLHCLATKLGFKSDHYVINPMMDMYGKCGEMDDVLKLLPLPINRSRLSWNILISAFARQGCFKEARETFHEMLELGLKPDHVTFVSLLSACSHGGLVDEGLAYFASMTTEYGVPAGIEHCVCIIDLLGRSGKLAEAETFIKQMPVPENDLVWRSLLAACKIHGNLELAKKAAGHLLELAPSDDSAYVLYSNVCATTGRWEDVENVRTQMGSNSIKKKPACSWVKLKDKVSSFGMGDQSHPQTEQIYAKLGELRKMIKEAGYVSDISYALQDTDEEQKEHNLWNHSERIALAFGLISTSEGSPLRIFKNLRVCGDCHSVYKFVSGIVGRKIILRDPYRFHLFSGGKCSCSDYW, from the exons acaCACCAGTTTCAAGAGCTGTCCAGTGATGACTATTTCTCTAAGAACAATGAGTTTTCTACCTGGTTGAAGGAcgagaaaaatgtgtttttctctGATCTTTCATCAGAGTCTTCACGTGAGTTGTTCTCGGACTTTATCAAGGTTTGGAATGCTCAAAAGCTTGAATCCCGTTACTATGAGGGCATTGCAAGTGGGCCACGGACATCCCATCACTGGAAAATCAAAGGATAGCAAGAAA AGCTGGCTAGGTGTTGCAGAAAACTCTCACCAGCTCTCAACCTCCGACCTCCATTCTCCAAAACCACTTCTCGACTCGCTTTTTCACGCCAAACCCACTTCAGGGCTACACCCATTTCCTTCCCATGCATCATAGAAGAGCCCACAAGCCATGGCATCCCATTCCTCTCAAACCACCCGAACCCCGAGATCTCGAGCTTTGCTCAAAGGGGTTTCTCGGATATTACCCAAGAGATCGTTGGGAGAGCAGTGCATGGACTATGCGTAAAGGGTTTGGTGCGTTTGAAAGTCACCCATTCGAATACTTTGATAACTATGTACTCGAGGTTTGGTCACATTGAACGTGCTCGGAATGTGTTCGATAAAATGTGTGAGAGAAATGATGCTTCTTGGAATAACatgatttctgggtttgttaaGGTGGGTTTGTACCATGAAGCGTTTGGATTCTTTCGTGAAATGTATGGATATGGTGTGGAGGCAAGTGGGTTTTCAGTTGCTAGTTTGGTaacagcttgtgataggtcggatTGTATGTTACGTGAAGGGCTTGAAGTCCATGGTTTTGTTGTTAAGATTGGTTTGATAGGtgatgtttttgttggtacttcacttttgaatttttattgcaCTTATGGGCCTGTTTCTTTGGCTAGGAAGCTCTTTGAGGAGTTGCCTGACCGGAACATAGTCACTTGGACTTCAATGATTGTTGGGTACTTGGATAATGGAGATTTAGAGGAAGCTATAGGTATGTATCAGCGTATGAGATGTGAAGGGGTATGTTGCAATGAAAACACTTATGCTGCAGTCATTAGTTCTTGTGGGATGCTTGGAGATGAATTGTTAAGTCATCAAGTTCTTGGACATGTTGTAAAATCAGGATTAGAGAGTAATGTTTCTGTGGACAATGCCCTCATATCGATGTTTGGTGCTTTTGGTCGAATGGAGGCAGCCAGTTATGTCTTTGATCACATGGATGAACATGACACGATCTCATGGAATTCAATGATTGCTGCACATGCACATAATGGGCTCCGTGAAGAATCATTaagatatttttattggatgcgTCGCATCAACAAGGAGATAAATTCTATTACAGTTTCAACTTTGTTAACTGCCTGTGGGACTATGGATAATCTGAAGTGGGGCAGAGGAATTCATGGTCTAGTAGTGAAATTGGGACTCGAATCAAATGCTTGTGTATGCAATACCCTTATAAACATGTATTCTGAGGCAGGGAGTTCTGCGGATGCGGAGTTGGTGTTCCAGAAAATGCCAGACAAGGATTTAATCTCATGGAACTCCATGATGGCAAGGTATGTACAGGATGAGAAGTGCCTGTATGCATTAGAACTTTTTGCCGAAATGATTCAGATGAGAAAAGCAATGAACCATGTGACTTTTACAAGTGCATTAGCAGCCTGTTCAGACCTTGAATTTCTTGTTGTGGGCAAGATTGTCCATGCCCTTGTAGTTCTTGCAGGCTTACATGACAACTTGATCATTGGTAATGCCTTAGTTACAATGTATGGAAAATCAGGTATGATGATTGATGCaaaaaaagtatttcaaaaaatgtcGAACCGAGACGAAATAACATGGAATGCACTCATAGGTGGTTATTCTGAAAATAAAGAACCAAATGACGCTGTAGAATCTTTTAAATTGATGAGAGAAGATGGTGTACCTGCAAACTACATTACAATTGTAAATGTTCTTGGTGCTTGCTTGACTCTTGATAATCTACAAAAACACGGGATGCCTATTCATGCATATATAGTTGAGACAGGATATGAACCAGATAAATATGTGCAGAATTCCCTTATCACAATGTATGCCAAGTGTGGCGATCTGAAATCaagtaattatatttttgatcatttagCTTATAAGAACTCTATCACGTGGAATGCTGTAATAGCTGCAAATTCTTATGCTGGCTGTGGAGAAGAGGCTCTAAAGTTTTTCGCAAAGATGAGATGTGCTGGAGTAGATTTGGATCAGTTTAGCTTCTCTTTAGCTCTTTCTGTTACTGCTGACTTAGCTATACTAGAGGAAGGCCAACAGCTTCATTGTTTGGCAACTAAACTTGGTTTCAAATCAGATCATTATGTTATAAATCCTATGATGGATATGTATGGAAAATGTGGGGAAATGGATGATGTGTTAAAACTACTCCCCCTACCAATTAATAGGTCACGACTATCCTGGAACATACTAATATCAGCTTTTGCAAGACAAGGGTGTTTCAAGGAGGCTAGGGAAACATTTCATGAAATGTTAGAGCTGGGTTTGAAACCTGACCATGTCACTTTTGTCTCGCTTCTCTCTGCATGCAGTCATGGGGGTCTAGTGGATGAGGGTCTTGCATACTTTGCTTCAATGACTACAGAATATGGTGTTCCAGCAGGAATTGAGCATTGTGTATGCATAATTGATCTTCTTGGACGATCAGGAAAGCTTGCTGAAGCTGAAACTTTTATTAAACAAATGCCAGTCCCAGAAAATGACCTTGTCTGGCGAAGCTTGCTGGCTGCATGTAAAATCCATGGGAATTTGGAGCTCGCAAAGAAGGCTGCAGGACATCTTCTGGAGTTAGCTCCATCAGATGACTCAGCTTATGTGCTTTATTCAAATGTCTGTGCAACTACTGGGAGATGGGAGGATGTAGAGAATGTCAGGACACAAATGGGATCTAATAGCATAAAGAAGAAACCTGCCTGCAGTTGGGTTAAGTTGAAAGATAAAGTGAGTTCATTTGGAATGGGAGACCAATCCCATCCGCAGACAGAACAGATATATGCCAAGTTGGGAGAGCTTAGAAAGATGATTAAAGAAGCAGGTTATGTTTCTGATATAAGCTATGCACTACAAGATACAGATGAGGAACAGAAGGAGCACAATCTTTGGAACCACAGTGAGAGAATTGCCCTTGCATTTGGCTTGATTAGTACTTCAGAAGGTTCACCTCTCAGGATTTTCAAGAATCTTCGTGTTTGTGGTGATTGCCATTCTGTTTACAAGTTTGTCAGTGGAATTGTTGGGAGGAAAATCATATTGAGGGATCCATACCGCTTTCACCTTTTTAGTGGTGGAAAGTGTTCTTGCTCTGACTATTGGTAA